A window of the Lactuca sativa cultivar Salinas chromosome 5, Lsat_Salinas_v11, whole genome shotgun sequence genome harbors these coding sequences:
- the LOC111881454 gene encoding beta-fructofuranosidase, insoluble isoenzyme CWINV1, whose product MCLKIWVKELLCVWVLSLCLVWVLNGVGVHASSPTDELQPYRSGFHFQPPKNWINDPNGPMYFNGVYHLFYQYNPYGPLWGNISWGHSISYDLVNWFLLEPALTPKEPYDINGCLSGSTTILPGPQPIILYTGQDLNNSQVQNLAFPKNLSDPLLKDWIKWSGNPFLTPIDDIKPGQFRDPSTAWIGPDGKWRIVIGSEINGHGTALLYHSRNGTSWTRSKNPLYFSSKTGMWECPDFYPVSSGDKKGLDTSFEGNNTIHVLKASFNNREYYVIGNYDPIKDQFFVIGNDFMVSNTQFQYDYGRFYASKSFYDGANQRRVLWGWVNEGDSQSDDVKKGWSGLQSFPRSIWLSNNRKQLVQWPVDEIQKLRTKRFNITNRELPGSVLLKIPSITASQADVEVSFSLTNLSEIELIDSEAIDPQLLCSQKNASISGRFGPFGLLILASKNLTEQTAVFFRVFKGPNKFLVLMCSDQSRSSIAQEVDKSIYGAFLDLDPLHEKIRLRSLIDHSIVESFGGKGLSCITARVYPKLAINEQAELYVFNNGTQSVTISTLNAWSMKEAQIVPIG is encoded by the exons ATGTGCTTGAAAATATGGGTAAAAGAACTTCTTTGCGTTTGGGTCCTTTCTCTTTGTTTAGTTTGGGTTCTAAATGGTGTTGGAGTTCATGCATCTTCACCTACAGACGAGTTGCAACCTTACAGGAGTGGTTTCCATTTCCAGCCTCCCAAAAACTGGATCAACG ATCCTAATG GTCCAATGTACTTCAATGGAGTTTATCATCTGTTCTACCAATACAATCCTTATGGTCCACTATGGGGAAATATATCATGGGGTCATTCCATTTCATATGATCTTGTGAACTGGTTTCTTCTTGAACCCGCTCTAACTCCAAAAGAACCATATGACATTAATGGCTGTTTATCGGGTTCAACCACTATCCTACCTGGGCCTCAGCCCATAATTCTATACACCGGACAAGACCTAAACAATAGTCAGGTTCAGAACCTGGCCTTCCCCAAAAACCTCTCTGACCCTCTTTTAAAAGACTGGATAAAATGGTCGGGTAACCCTTTTCTAACCCCAATTGATGACATTAAACCCGGACAATTTCGAGATCCATCAACGGCTTGGATCGGCCCAGATGGAAAATGGAGGATTGTGATCGGAAGTGAGATCAATGGGCATGGAACCGCATTATTGTACCATAGTAGAAATGGTACAAGCTGGACTCGATCCAAAAATCCTTTATATTTTTCTAGTAAAACGGGTATGTGGGAATGTCCCGACTTTTATCCTGTTAGTAGTGGTGACAAAAAAGGTCTTGACACATCTTTTGAAGGGAATAACACAATTCATGTTCTCAAAGCAAGCTTCAATAACCGAGAGTATTATGTAATTGGGAATTATGATCCGATAAAAGATCAGTTTTTTGTCATTGGTAACGACTTCATGGTTAGTAACACGCAGTTTCAGTATGATTATGGAAGGTTTTATGCTTCGAAATCATTTTATGATGGTGCGAATCAGAGAAGGGTGTTATGGGGATGGGTTAATGAAGGTGATAGTCAATCAGATGATGTCAAGAAAGGGTGGTCTGGCCTTCAG TCATTTCCTAGGAGCATTTGGCTTAGCAATAATCGGAAACAGTTGGTACAGTGGCCAGTGGATGAAATACAGAAACTACGTACAAAACGATTTAATATCACAAACAGAGAACTTCCGGGTAGCGTGCTACTCAAAATACCAAGCATCACTGCATCACAG GCTGATGTTGAAGTATCTTTTAGTTTGACGAATTTGAGCGAAATTGAACTGATAGATTCGGAAGCTATCGATCCCCAACTTCTTTGTTCACAAAAGAATGCGTCTATCAGTGGGAGGTTTGGCCCATTCGGCTTGCTAATTTTGGCTTCAAAGAACTTGACTGAACAAACTGCCGTTTTTTTTCGAGTTTTTAAAGGTCCTAACAAGTTCCTTGTACTAATGTGCAGTGATCAAAGCAG GTCTTCAATTGCACAGGAAGTAGACAAAAGCATCTATGGAGCTTTCCTTGATTTGGACCCCCTCCATGAGAAGATCCGACTAAGAAGTTTG ATAGACCATTCGATTGTTGAGAGCTTTGGTGGAAAAGGACTTTCTTGTATCACTGCTAGAGTTTATCCGAAGCTAGCTATTAACGAACAAGCTGAGCTCTATGTATTTAACAATGGCACGCAAAGTGTGACTATCTCGACTTTAAATGCGTGGAGCATGAAAGAGGCTCAGATAGTTCCTATAGGCTAA